The Flavobacterium psychrotrophum region AAGTGTGCTGTACCTTGCAGGTACCATATTAGAGTTTAGCGGCGGCCTTAACGGCAAAGGCTTTGTTTTTAATAACCCTAATGCCAGCAGGACATGCGGCTGTGGGGAGAGTTTTTCTTTATAAGTTGTAAAGTTGTAATGTTACGGTATGGCGAAACTGCATTCTTTTGAAGAAATTATTGCATGGCAAAAAGCCAGGGAATTGAATGCCGAAATATACCGAATTACTAATAATAACGAGATCTTTACACGGGATTATGGTTTGAGAGATCAGATGAGGAGATCAAGTATCTCAATATCTTCTAACATTGCCGAAGGCTTTGAAAGAGAAACGACCAAGGAATTCATACGTTTCCTTTACATTGCTAAAGCTTCCGCAGGAGAATTCAGGTCCCAGCTTTATTTAGCTTCAGATTTGAAATATATTTCTGATTATGAATTTCAAGGTTTAAGCCTGAAGATAAATGACATATCAAAGTTGTTAAGTGGCTTTATAAAGTACCTCGCAGGAACTTTATAGCATTTAAACTTTAAACATTTAAACAAAAAATGAGTAAGTATACCGAAGAAGAATTAAAGATCGAACTCGAAAATAAAGAATACGAGTACGGTTTTTATACCGATATAGAGAGTGAGACCTTTCCTGTAGGGCTTAACGAGGGCATTGTACGTGCGCTTTCTGCTAAGAAGGAAGAGCCGGAATGGATGACCGAGTGGCGCCTGGAGGCTTTTCGTGCCTGGGAGTTAATGAAAGAGCCTACATGGGCAAACGTGCATTATGAGAAACCTGATTTTCAGGCTATATCATATTACTCTGCGCCGCTTAAAAAAGCCAAGTATGAAAGCCTTGACGAAGTAGATCCTGAATTGCTTGAAACATTCAAGAAACTTGGTATCTCTATCGACGAGCAAAAAATGCTTAGCGGTGTGGCGGTAGACATTGTTATGGACTCTGTATCTGTGGCAACTACGTTTAAAAAAACACTGGCTGAAAAAGGCATTATTTTTTGCTCTATCAGCGAGGCGATAAAAGAACACCCTGAACTGGTTAAAAAATACATAGGCTCTGTGGTACCGCAAAAAGACAACTTTTATGCTGCACTAAACTCGGCTGTATTTAGCGACGGTTCATTTTGTTACATTCCTAAAGGAGTGCGTTGCCCTATGGAACTAAGTACATACTTCCGTATTAACCAGGCCGGTACTGGCCAGTTTGAGCGTACGCTTGTAATTGCCGATGAAGGCAGTTATGTAAGCTACCTTGAAGGCTGTACCGCACCAAGCCGCGACGAGAACCAGCTGCACGCTGCCGTTGTAGAGCTTGTAGCTATGGATAATGCCGAGATAAAATATAGTACGGTACAAAACTGGTTCCCGGGGAATAAAGAGGGTAAAGGTGGTGTGTTTAACTTTGTTACAAAACGCGGCCTTTGCGAAACCAATGCAAAAATTAGCTGGACACAGGTAGAAACCGGCTCTGCCGTTACCTGGAAATACCCAAGCTGTGTGCTTAAGGGAGATAATTCGGTTGGAGAGTTTTACTCTATTGCCGTAACCAATAACTACCAGCAGGCAGATACGGGCACCAAAATGATTCACCTGGGCAAGAACACTAAGAGTACCATTATATCTAAAGGTATATCAGCCGGTAAGTCGCAAAACAGCTACCGTGGCCTTGTACAGATAGGAAGCCGTGCCGAAAACGCACGTAACTTCTCTCAGTGCGACTCGCTGCTTATGGGCAATAATTGCGGTGCACACACGTTC contains the following coding sequences:
- the sufB gene encoding Fe-S cluster assembly protein SufB: MSKYTEEELKIELENKEYEYGFYTDIESETFPVGLNEGIVRALSAKKEEPEWMTEWRLEAFRAWELMKEPTWANVHYEKPDFQAISYYSAPLKKAKYESLDEVDPELLETFKKLGISIDEQKMLSGVAVDIVMDSVSVATTFKKTLAEKGIIFCSISEAIKEHPELVKKYIGSVVPQKDNFYAALNSAVFSDGSFCYIPKGVRCPMELSTYFRINQAGTGQFERTLVIADEGSYVSYLEGCTAPSRDENQLHAAVVELVAMDNAEIKYSTVQNWFPGNKEGKGGVFNFVTKRGLCETNAKISWTQVETGSAVTWKYPSCVLKGDNSVGEFYSIAVTNNYQQADTGTKMIHLGKNTKSTIISKGISAGKSQNSYRGLVQIGSRAENARNFSQCDSLLMGNNCGAHTFPYIESKNTTAKIEHEATTSKIGEDQVFYCNQRGIPTEKAIALIVNGFSKEVLNKLPMEFAVEAQKLLEISLEGSVG
- a CDS encoding four helix bundle protein — translated: MAKLHSFEEIIAWQKARELNAEIYRITNNNEIFTRDYGLRDQMRRSSISISSNIAEGFERETTKEFIRFLYIAKASAGEFRSQLYLASDLKYISDYEFQGLSLKINDISKLLSGFIKYLAGTL